The Rhododendron vialii isolate Sample 1 chromosome 5a, ASM3025357v1 genome contains a region encoding:
- the LOC131327906 gene encoding GDSL esterase/lipase EXL3-like, whose product MEVVEHVKGIWIQGARKIAVNGLPLLGCIPIVITNLPSNPKDSQAEKLQDLESKLPETEIVYIDFEKSLLDVIQNPNEYDFNEANKGCCGTGLIEIRRLCNQTSSPLCVDASKNVFWDAAHPTEKKYTIIFKRNLPAIDAIIAS is encoded by the exons ATGGAAGTGGTAGAGCACGTGAAA GGAATATGGATCCAAGGGGCTCGAAAAATCGCAGTAAATGGTCTACCACTCTTGGGTTGCATCCCGATTGTTATCACCAACCTTCCTTCAAATCCAAAGGATTCACAAGCT GAGAAACTGCAGGACTTGGAGAGCAAATTACCAGAAACAGAGATTGTTTACATTGACTTCGAAAAATCGCTACTCGACGTAATACAAAACCCAAATGAATACG ATTTTAATGAGGCGAACAAGGGCTGCTGCGGGACAGGACTTATTGAAATAAGACGACTATGCAACCAAACGTCGTCCCCGCTTTGTGTTGATGCCTCCAAGAACGTATTCTGGGATGCAGCACACCCAACTGAGAAGAAATACACCATCATCTTCAAAAGAAATCTTCCAGCCATCGATGCAATAATTGCGAGCTAA
- the LOC131327907 gene encoding GDSL esterase/lipase APG-like: MCLFFHVVLFSVWIAFENADAQHFQLANSSMFCSLYSFGDSFVDPGNNNYIATNARSNFPPYGNDFPGRNATGRFSNGLLFPDFLAYFLGSEKYPLAYLGGELDFEEPVTAVSFASAGSGYDPATSNKTEAIQLWQQLQFFKEYKADLRNTVGKNRANSQIKAAVFYVHAGSADFALNYFREPFNYFDDAHGSKASSPLPEYEHFLLKRVQRFIQGLWVQGARKFAVSGLPPLGCIPIGITNLPPNPKNSETVQNRDRKCLEHVNDVSEEFNSLLVVKLQELQSKFPETNIAYIDFEVPLLDAIQDPSSYGFNEVNKGCCGTGLTETGLYCNETTPICSDASQYVFWDAVHPTETTNEIIFASNLDAINEIIEN, translated from the exons ATGTGTCTTTTCTTTCATGTTGTTCTCTTTAGTGTGTGGATAGCTTTTGAAAATGCTGACGCCCAACACTTCCAACTAGCTAATAGCTCCATGTTTTGCTCTCTTTACTCGTTCGGAGACTCTTTCGTTGATCCCGGAAACAATAACTACATAGCGACCAATGCGAGGAGCAATTTCCCCCCTTACGGTAATGATTTTCCGGGGCGAAACGCCACCGGAAGGTTTTCGAACGGGCTGTTATTCCCTGATTTTCTTG CTTATTTCTTGGGTTCTGAAAAGTACCCGCTTGCTTACCTGGGAGGAGAACTTGATTTTGAGGAGCCAGTGACTGCAGTTAGTTTCGCCTCTGCCGGCAGTGGATACGATCCTGCCACTTCCAACAaaacc GAAGCAATCCAACTGTGGCAGCAGCTGCAGTTTTTCAAAGAGTACAAAGCTGATCTCCGGAACACCGTTGGAAAGAACCGAGCCAATAGTCAGATCAAGGCAGCCGTCTTTTACGTCCATGCTGGATCAGCCGATTTCGCTTTGAATTATTTTCGCGAACCTTTCAATTATTTCGACGATGCCCATGGTTCCAAGGCATCCTCTCCTCTCCCGGAGTATGAACATTTCCTTCTGAAACGTGTTCAACGATTTATACAG GGATTATGGGTCCAAGGGGCTCGAAAATTTGCAGTAAGTGGTCTACCGCCCTTGGGGTGCATCCCGATTGGGATCACTAACCTTCCTCCAAATCCAAAGAATTCAGAAACTGTCCAAAACCGCGACCGCAAATGCCTTGAACATGTGAACGACGTATCGGAAGAATTCAATTCTTTGCTCGTGGTGAAATTGCAGGAACTGCAGAGCAAATTCCCAGAAACGAATATCGCTTACATTGACTTTGAAGTACCACTACTCGACGCGATACAAGACCCAAGTAGTTACG GTTTTAATGAGGTGAACAAGGGTTGCTGTGGGACAGGACTTACTGAAACAGGACTATACTGCAATGAAACGACTCCGATTTGTTCCGACGCCTCGCAGTACGTGTTCTGGGATGCAGTACACCCAACGGAGACGACGAATGAAATCATCTTCGCGAGCAACCTTGACGCCATTAATGAAATAATTGAGAACTAA
- the LOC131327908 gene encoding GDSL esterase/lipase At5g45960-like, producing the protein MVRTPKEGLWVQGARKFAVNGLPPLGCIPIGITKLPPNPENTKPVKNSKCKCLEYVNDISQEFNSLLQEKLQDLESILSETKIAYIDFEESLLDAIQNPNSYGFNEVNKGCCGTGLTEIGINRTGTTPICVDASKYVFWDAAHPTEKTNEIIFTSNLPAIDDLIGN; encoded by the exons ATGGTGCGGACACCGAAGGAA GGATTATGGGTCCAAGGGGCTCGAAAATTTGCAGTAAATGGTCTACCACCCCTGGGTTGCATCCCAATTGGTATCACTAAGCTTCCTCCAAATCCAGAGAATACAAAACCAGTCAAAAACAGCAAATGCAAATGCCTTGAATATGTGAACGACATATCACAAGAATTCAATTCTTTGCTCCAGGAGAAATTGCAAGACCTAGAGAGTATATTATCAGAAACGAAGATTGCTTACATTGACTTTGAAGAATCACTACTTGACGCAATACAAAACCCAAATAGTTACG GTTTTAACGAGGTGAACAAGGGTTGTTGTGGGACAGGACTTACTGAAATAGGAATAAACCGCACCGGAACAACTCCAATTTGTGTTGATGCCTCGAAGTATGTATTTTGGGATGCAGCACACCCAACAGAGAAGACCAATGAAATCATCTTCACAAGCAACCTTCCAGCCATTGATGACCTAATTGGGAACTAA
- the LOC131326530 gene encoding protein ENDOPLASMIC RETICULUM-ARRESTED PEN3, which yields MEDPNPETTLHHHPSDRIKLNVGGKLFSTTVSTLQSGGPDSLLAALSNRPATHSEPVFIDRDPEIFSLLLSLLRSHRLPSTALRLFTKQELLDEASYYGIEPLLKSATAPPPLNGIDASLVSTITPHSDGVVSCFTTNDDGSVLIAHGGQVSCYDSNLAHSFTIRTHLNDVTSIKRVLPVVAAVGSENASGIHFYSLASGRRVGSCEWTDPSDPRVYKARVTAIADSADSVFAAFDCHHKENCVLTIDKSTLKVSSEFGRQTGSSTKTTVATKLTYLPENGLVLGSSVTSSAFGFAGYIRLWDPSSGSIVWETNEPGSGRSSRFGDSFADVAVDADESVVFKLCSKSGDLAVADLRKLGKDPWVYLVDKNPSLRNTGGSGNGNSVVHCYRNQVFVGRNGELEVWSRVVEREENVERESRFSEESYRRNYVDKLSDVERGVISQIEGGGERLFVCREGVEGIEVWESSSLAGAVSVS from the coding sequence CGCCGCCCTCTCCAACCGGCCCGCCACCCACTCCGAACCGGTCTTCATCGACCGCGACCCcgaaatcttctctctcctcctctctctcctccgctcCCACCGCCTCCCCTCCACCGCCCTCCGCCTCTTCACCAAGCAAGAACTCCTCGACGAAGCCTCCTACTACGGCATCGAACCCCTCCTCAAATCCGCCACCGCACCACCCCCCTTGAACGGCATCGACGCCTCCCTAGTCTCCACCATCACCCCTCACTCCGACGGCGTCGTTTCCTGCTTCACCACAAACGACGACGGATCTGTCCTCATCGCCCACGGCGGCCAGGTATCTTGCTATGACTCCAATTTGGCCCACTCTTTTACCATCCGCACTCACCTAAACGACGTCACCTCGATAAAGCGAGTTTTGCCGGTGGTAGCAGCCGTCGGATCGGAAAACGCCAGCGGGATCCACTTCTACAGCTTGGCGAGCGGTCGTCGGGTCGGGTCCTGCGAATGGACCGACCCGTCAGATCCTAGGGTTTATAAGGCCCGAGTCACCGCAATTGCTGACTCGGCTGACTCGGTCTTTGCTGCTTTTGATTGTCACCATAAAGAGAATTGTGTTTTGACGATTGATAAATCGACGTTAAAAGTTTCGTCGGAGTTCGGCCGGCAGACGGGGAGCTCGACGAAGACGACGGTGGCCACGAAGCTGACGTATTTGCCGGAAAACGGGCTGGTTTTGGGGAGCTCGGTGACGTCGAGCGCGTTCGGTTTCGCCGGTTATATACGGTTGTGGGACCCAAGCTCCGGCTCGATCGTTTGGGAGACGAACGAGCCGGGCTCGGGCCGGAGCAGCCGGTTCGGGGACTCGTTCGCCGACGTGGCGGTCGACGCGGATGAGTCGGTTGTATTCAAGCTCTGTTCAAAATCGGGGGATTTGGCGGTGGCGGATTTGCGTAAGTTAGGGAAAGATCCGTGGGTGTATTTGGTGGATAAGAACCCTAGTTTGAGAAACACTGGAGGAAGCGGCAATGGCAATAGTGTGGTGCATTGTTATAGGAATCAGGTGTTTGTGGGGAGAAATGGTGAGTTGGAGGTATGGTCTAGagtggtggagagagaagaaaatgtagagagagaaagtaggtTTAGTGAAGAGTCATACAGGAGGAATTATGTTGATAAGTTGAGTGATGTAGAGAGAGGGGTGATCAGTCAAATCGAAGGCGGTGGGGAGAGGCTGTTTGTTTGTAGAGAAGGTGTTGAAGGGATTGAGGTGTGGGAAAGTTCGAGTCTTGCAGGTGCAGTTTCAGTTTCCTGA